A section of the Desulfomonile tiedjei genome encodes:
- the mtnA gene encoding S-methyl-5-thioribose-1-phosphate isomerase produces MSDPFRTIEWKGDHIRLLDQTLLPQEDKYIEIRTVDEMCDAIRRLAVRGAPAIGIAAAMGIALGMLEGPDSDREAFDRLFGEVCDQIAATRPTAVNLFWAVDRIKALRRVSADLPISELKRLLAETAVLMEQEDRALCERIGSAGSDLLNDGDTVLTHCNAGGLATAGYGTALGVIRAAFEQGKRITVVSDETRPLNQGSRITAWELKKLGIPVTLIPDNTAGALMQRGEIQKAIVGADRIAANGDAANKIGTYSVAVLANYHKIPFYVAAPLSTIDMSLSSGSLIPIEERDPKEVTHLCGVRIAPEGINVRNIAFDVTPHDLIHGIVTEWGVASNPYEEAFKRFFERQKREAKS; encoded by the coding sequence TTGTCAGACCCATTCAGGACCATTGAGTGGAAAGGCGATCACATAAGGCTGTTGGATCAAACCCTTCTTCCTCAAGAAGACAAATACATAGAGATCCGGACCGTGGACGAGATGTGTGACGCGATCAGACGTCTTGCGGTAAGAGGCGCGCCGGCCATCGGTATCGCAGCGGCCATGGGCATAGCATTGGGCATGCTCGAAGGGCCTGACAGTGACCGCGAGGCGTTCGATAGGCTATTTGGCGAAGTATGCGATCAGATAGCTGCCACTCGACCGACCGCGGTCAATTTGTTTTGGGCCGTGGACCGAATCAAAGCCTTGCGCCGAGTTTCCGCCGACCTGCCCATTTCCGAACTAAAACGGCTCCTGGCAGAAACTGCGGTGTTGATGGAGCAGGAGGATCGGGCGCTGTGCGAGCGCATCGGCTCGGCCGGAAGCGATCTGTTGAATGACGGCGATACCGTTCTGACCCATTGTAACGCCGGGGGGCTGGCCACGGCAGGATACGGGACGGCCCTGGGAGTGATCAGAGCTGCCTTTGAGCAGGGAAAGCGGATCACGGTAGTGTCGGACGAAACCAGGCCCTTAAACCAGGGCTCACGAATCACGGCCTGGGAACTGAAGAAGTTGGGTATCCCGGTCACCTTGATCCCTGATAACACGGCCGGAGCGCTCATGCAAAGGGGAGAAATCCAGAAGGCGATTGTGGGCGCGGACCGAATCGCGGCCAACGGAGATGCAGCCAACAAGATAGGGACTTACTCGGTGGCCGTTCTGGCGAATTACCACAAAATCCCATTCTACGTTGCCGCTCCTCTTTCCACTATAGACATGTCGCTTTCTTCCGGCAGCCTTATCCCCATAGAGGAACGCGACCCAAAAGAAGTTACACATCTGTGCGGAGTCAGGATAGCTCCCGAAGGGATAAATGTCCGGAACATAGCTTTTGATGTCACTCCACACGATCTTATTCACGGTATTGTCACTGAATGGGGAGTTGCCTCTAACCCTTACGAAGAAGCCTTCAAGCGTTTTTTCGAAAGGCAAAAAAGAGAGGCGAAGTCATGA
- a CDS encoding 50S ribosomal protein L11 methyltransferase, whose translation MTTSVREQQWMTFEVALDPCMVDGVANFFHEHQASGVVLDEIDAERSLVTAYLPQDRWQAVLVELKAFLHHLREIFPDAREPEARTAPLKSENWAIAWQVNFKPLPIGRKLLVTPPWIKPEPYGRVTIIIEPAEAFGTGTHETTQGCLELLEEATDEYNEAGESFTVLDVGCGSGILAIAAAKLGAKEVRAVDNDPVAVEAARKNVALNDVGKKVRLDCLSVQELKEPADIVAANLDPMTLRGSKAQLFHLFTRYLIISGVPVEEWENIKAEFLNRGISLKKEIVRSEWGSGLFGR comes from the coding sequence ATGACTACCTCTGTACGAGAACAGCAATGGATGACCTTCGAGGTCGCCCTTGATCCCTGCATGGTGGATGGGGTTGCCAACTTCTTTCATGAGCATCAGGCCAGCGGCGTGGTCCTGGACGAGATAGACGCGGAAAGAAGCCTTGTGACAGCGTATCTGCCACAAGACAGGTGGCAGGCCGTGTTGGTAGAATTGAAGGCTTTTCTCCACCATCTGCGCGAGATCTTTCCCGATGCGAGGGAACCCGAAGCGAGAACGGCTCCCCTCAAGTCCGAGAACTGGGCCATAGCCTGGCAGGTTAATTTCAAGCCGCTCCCCATAGGACGCAAATTGCTTGTCACACCGCCGTGGATCAAGCCGGAGCCGTACGGGCGCGTTACCATTATCATTGAGCCCGCGGAAGCATTCGGCACGGGAACTCACGAGACCACCCAGGGGTGTCTGGAGTTATTGGAAGAAGCGACCGACGAGTATAACGAGGCCGGGGAGAGCTTCACCGTGCTTGACGTGGGCTGCGGTTCGGGAATTCTGGCAATTGCCGCGGCCAAACTGGGAGCCAAAGAAGTCAGGGCCGTGGATAATGATCCGGTGGCGGTAGAGGCTGCTCGGAAGAACGTCGCTCTTAATGATGTGGGTAAAAAAGTTCGACTTGACTGTCTTTCGGTTCAAGAACTGAAGGAACCCGCGGACATTGTGGCAGCCAACCTGGACCCCATGACTCTGAGAGGGAGCAAGGCTCAACTCTTCCACCTGTTCACCCGTTATCTCATAATTTCCGGGGTCCCTGTCGAGGAGTGGGAAAACATTAAGGCAGAATTCCTTAACCGAGGCATATCCCTGAAGAAAGAGATCGTCCGATCCGAGTGGGGCAGCGGGTTGTTTGGGCGGTGA
- a CDS encoding PQQ-binding-like beta-propeller repeat protein, with amino-acid sequence MNEFLYVGLKAQVLALDRETGEVVWRRSLPSWNWFGDSFVTIALDNGSIFAHTVGRLYCLDAETGIIKWQNNLKGVGYGTANLATGNSWTKNAEVAQRKMQRAGKIPVLASALLFAVAIGRLLLLA; translated from the coding sequence ATGAATGAATTCCTGTACGTGGGACTCAAGGCTCAGGTGCTTGCACTTGATCGCGAAACAGGGGAGGTAGTCTGGCGAAGAAGTTTGCCCAGTTGGAATTGGTTCGGAGATTCTTTCGTTACTATCGCCTTGGACAATGGGAGTATCTTCGCTCACACCGTAGGTAGGCTATACTGTCTGGACGCAGAGACTGGAATAATCAAGTGGCAAAACAATCTGAAGGGGGTCGGATACGGCACAGCGAATCTCGCCACCGGCAACTCATGGACCAAGAACGCGGAGGTCGCCCAGAGAAAAATGCAAAGGGCGGGGAAGATTCCAGTCCTTGCGAGCGCTCTTTTGTTCGCGGTTGCCATTGGGAGGCTACTTCTACTGGCTTAG
- the lspA gene encoding signal peptidase II, protein MAELQVSRINRLTFLGSIACLLLIADQVTKFLVFSRIPLNRAIELIPGVLDLVHARNPGAAFGMMAGSAWEFRSLFFIVVSVVVLVIIALVVAFSKDMDSYLLLAYSLFFGGALGNLVDRVRFGEVIDFIDVHWGDLHWPAFNVADSALSVGAVLFVFHLLLKR, encoded by the coding sequence ATGGCAGAGTTACAAGTTAGTCGGATAAATAGACTCACCTTTCTGGGGTCAATAGCCTGTCTCCTTCTAATTGCCGATCAGGTCACCAAGTTTCTGGTCTTCTCTCGAATTCCACTTAACCGAGCAATTGAGCTGATCCCCGGGGTACTGGATTTGGTTCACGCGAGAAATCCCGGCGCGGCCTTCGGCATGATGGCGGGCTCCGCGTGGGAGTTCCGGTCACTTTTTTTTATCGTCGTTTCCGTAGTTGTGCTGGTAATAATTGCGTTAGTAGTGGCCTTCTCCAAGGACATGGATTCTTACTTGCTGCTGGCATATTCGTTGTTTTTTGGCGGAGCGCTGGGAAATCTGGTGGATCGGGTACGTTTCGGTGAGGTTATCGACTTCATCGACGTTCATTGGGGAGACCTGCACTGGCCTGCGTTCAACGTGGCAGATTCCGCGCTCAGCGTGGGCGCGGTCCTATTCGTCTTTCATCTCTTATTGAAACGATGA